ACCACTAAAAAATGAAGCCCTCCCGCAAAAGGCGccactttttttgttttcttgtttttttcaatGGAAGAGTATCATATGATACTTGATCTAGTTTCTAGAGCTGCAATAAGGTTATTATGAAATTATTATGAAATGACGAAGGTTGATGTGAgacccaaatcccaattgcttttaTCTCCTAGTGGAGCTTTGATTAGTCAacgtaatttatttatttttattttatgggcAAAAGATCTCGATGACGTTGGGTGCAGTTTGATTCTAGACATAGGACCTTGTGAAATAATTTTTGTTGCAATGCTAGTTCAATCGTGGTTGCATTACCTACGATACACTACCGCTACACACTCCGCAATTCAtggcttttctctctctctctctctctctcaagcagAGTGGGGAGAGAGCGGGGAAGACACGGGGAATGCGCCAATGTGAGTGTTTTGCTAGTAGAatcattgtgtgtgtgtgagagagagatgacGAATATGTTTTGTATttcatcacagtttaatccaaggagtactggtaTAGGTGCCTAGACAGAATAAAATGACAGTCCTACTTATCGGTAAGCGGGGTCGTGGGAGCTGCAAGGGGACAGGAGGCCCCTGCATagtgggggtgtagggggcacaATCcctgctcaaattttttatttgagagaaATTTGTACTTtccgaattagggtttttcgttaTATAATTGTAGTGAGGTTTtctctctataatgcaagcaatactgagaggtgtgaggacgagtgaGTAAACCTATTCTCCGTTAACAGTGaaacagaatctcatctcactgaggacgtagccaatcttgtcgaacctcgtaaacctatgtgcattttttattctaattttttcaTTACTTTTTGCATCacttttgggagagagagagaagacatgATAACTGACATAGGTTATGGAGAGTGTAGAGGCAGGAGTCTGGATTCTCTACCGACTTAAGGTGCCTCCCCGCATTGTTAGGTACCAATGAAATGAAATCTCTTTTCTTTATAAATTTATCATTGGTATGTACCCAACGTGGGAGAATCCTGACACTAGAAGGATGGTGGATCAAATGACTAAAATGCATTCTATCCCATATGATGTTTATTATTGTGGTCTCTCTTTTATCATCACTCATGATTCTACTAGCAAAAGACTCACGTTGGCGACTTCCCCACTATCTCCCTCTTCTGCACCTTGTGctccctagagagagagagagagagagagagagagagagagagagagctgcaaAGAAGGGAAAATACACGATAGCTGAAATAGGTTACAGAGGGTGTTGAGGTATGAGTATAGATTGTCTATCCACTTAAGGTGCCTCCCCAGCCTCACCAATGAAATGAAACTTCCCTTATTTATAGCTTTGTCATTGGTACGTACCCAACGTGGGAGAATCCAGACTCTAGAAGTAGTGGGCAGTGGATCAAATGACTAAGATTCTTTCTGCCCCATATGATGTTTATTACTGTACTCACATAGCCACATGGTCACATTAGAGATTCTTGTCAAGGATATGAGAGAGcgtaggaaaaaaaatctccacACCGGCAGCGTGGCTATCCTATGTTTATTATTGCGCTCACATTATAGATTCTTGTCAAGGATGTGAGAAAGCATATGTAAAAATCTCCACACCGGCAGCGTGTCTATCCTTTCCCCAAAATGGATTTAGGCTGTCAGGAAATTTCTACtgaactttcttttctttgtcttctttgccttttcttttccttttcctttctgcGCTTTCCCCAACTGGCTTCATACACATGTCTTTCGTTGAAACGAAAAGAGTAAAAATTCCATTCCGATGAGTTCTACCAAAGAAATGGAGAATTCCCAAGATAACACTCCGATGAAGAAACTTGAAGCGGCGCCGCCCGATATCGAGAACCAGTTATCGTCGTATACGACGGCCCACCGGCTATCCGGAAGAGAAGATTTATTGAAGAAGGGTCAGATTGTCCTAAGGACGATAGGCTTGCTCTTCTCCATCCTTTCGTTTGTAATCATGTCTACTAACAATCACAGAGTTCGTGGCAATCCTTATGATAATAATTTCGATCATTATGAACAATACAGGTAAAATTATCGGTTGAAACTCAAAAAGATTTCATTTTTAGTACAGATTGACTCAATTGGAATAGATTTGATGAAATGGGTACCTTTTGATTTTGTTGATCTTCACTGTTTctaaatttttctttcaatttggttttgatctGATTCAGGTATTTGTTAGCAATAGGAATTATTTCCACTGTTTACACAATAGCTCAGATTTTGCGTCAAATTCACGAATTCTCTACTGGGAAGTACTTGTTATCTCAGCTTGAATTGAACTTTCTGGACTTTTTTGGCGATCAGGTGAACTTTTAAGttctaatcttcttctttcttcagtaattaatctaaaaaaaaatgggattttgtATTGGTCccctgttttctttctttttaaattagggaaaggaagaactgaaaatgaattaaaaaaaataaaatttgcagATCATTGCCTACTTGTTAATCTCTGCGGCATCATCGGCCATTCCATTGACGGATCAGGCGAGAAGACATAAAGATAAAGTACTTGCAGATCCATCTGCGGCGTCAATAAGTATGGCTATCTTGGGTTTCATGGCAATGGCGTTGTCGGCTTTAATTTCTGGATTTAAGCTTTCCATTCATATAAGTATCTGAGCTTTAGTCTTTATCTTGATCCATTAAgtgttctttcttttcattgttctttttttcACGTTAAGGGTactttttattgtatttttcacgTCTTAGTAAGTGGCAGTTGGAAGCTCTTTCTTGATTGTCTACTTTGTAATTTTACTATCTCATTTTTTGTATAGATCTTTTGAGAGTTAGAGAGACTTATGGAGTTGAATTCTTGGAAGATTGATCGACTTAGATCTACTTGGATAAGAAATTAAATTACAGAACAAGTATGCATTTACTTTCCTTGTAAATCTActtattttgtaattattgtttTAATCTGATAGATTTAGGAAGTTgttcttaattttttcttttttttggagattCATGGGTggttggaaacagcctcttctctgcacagggtaaggctgcatacacttGTCTCTTCCAGCAGAACGaaagccttgtgcattgggttgttctttttattcatGCGTAATTGGAATATGTTTTTAAATATAGGTATCAAGATTCAGGATCTATATTGATCTTGGGAGATACTAATACTAAGACCAATGCccataccaataccaatactatTATGTGTTGGCCATTTTAGGCGGTTTTGCCTccattttaatgaaaaaaatatattttttggataGATTTGCCCCTACCAAGAACCGTTCGATTAATACAAGATGAGATAGGTACTGATATCGGGCACAACCGATACTAATGCGAATCAATTTATATGCCCAATCCAATAACGATATTTATTAACTTTGTTTGGAGCGACTCTGTAAATGGTTTCTAAACACTCCCCTATTGTTGGTGATATATTTGTGTAGTGGTGGGGATTGTTATCTAGTTCCATGGTCACCGCCCCAACAAGAGGACCAACTAGGGGGCATAGTGATATTTTCACTACTCTTATGTTTGGGCATAGGAACATGCAATCAATTAACACTCTTTTTACCATTTGTGTATTAgcgatcttctctctctttttattttttattttaaagatggaaaaataaaacaaagattaTATTAGAAGAAAAGAGTCAAGGTTGTCATATACATCTTTGCTAAGATTCTCAAATCTAGCTCGAACTACTAAGGTTCTCTtttgtttgatttctatttgtatttatgtgacctatttctatttttacaggtatttggtatgatttataatcCCTCTTTCTATTTatcacaaattaaaataaattacaaatcaCAATTCGGTCAAGAGCGATTTGTAATTTGTGAAAActcatttattttgatttgtgcGCTCGATTTTAATTATCACGTGACCAAAGAGTAAAAGAATAGGGGTAATTTAGTAATTTGGAtatcttttaataaaatctttcttatccataatttttttactttcttcttgACGCTGTGGAAGAACCACTTGACATTAAACTCTTTAAAGATCTCTTCAAGCTTTTGGTTCACATCCACGGCAAAAGATTCTTGAGCTTGAAGATCAAGCTTGAGGAATTGAGCAGAAGTGAAGTAGATGGAGCTCAGGGAGAGCTATAGGGAGTCGTTGAGCTCGTTGGTGTAGGAATTGTCATGTTCTAAGATGATCATGGAGCATTTTGGGTTGCAGTGACAAAAATAGCTTGGAGAATAGTTGCTTCAGAGCTTGATACACTTCAAGAGGAAGGAAGTcataaatcccttttttttttttatgaagataAAGATGGCTAGCAGAGAAGCTAATGGGCTCCAATCAATGATTAGCTGTTTTG
This genomic stretch from Macadamia integrifolia cultivar HAES 741 chromosome 2, SCU_Mint_v3, whole genome shotgun sequence harbors:
- the LOC122072097 gene encoding CASP-like protein 4B1 — protein: MSSTKEMENSQDNTPMKKLEAAPPDIENQLSSYTTAHRLSGREDLLKKGQIVLRTIGLLFSILSFVIMSTNNHRVRGNPYDNNFDHYEQYRYLLAIGIISTVYTIAQILRQIHEFSTGKYLLSQLELNFLDFFGDQIIAYLLISAASSAIPLTDQARRHKDKVLADPSAASISMAILGFMAMALSALISGFKLSIHISI